The Desulfitibacter sp. BRH_c19 genomic interval AGAACTGGTCTAACTTCTCTAGTAACTGGACTACTCTTTTTAGCCGCTCTCTTTTTTGCTCCCCTTGTAACCTCTGTTCCAGCTATTGCCACAGCCCCAGTTTTAATACTAATTGGTGTTTTAATGATGACTGATGTTTTAAATATCAATTTTACTGACCTTACAGAAGCGATCCCAGCCTTTTTAACAATCATTCTGATGCCGCTAACTTTTAGTATTGCGCAAGGCATTGCTTTTGGATTTACATCTTACGCAATCTTTAAAACCTTAGCTGGAAGGTCAAACGAAGTAGGATTGGTAATGTATATCTTAATGGGGTTATTCATAATTCAGTTTGCCTTTTTTAGTTATTGATGAAATCCTATCTCTATACTTTTAATAAACACTTCAACCAAGTCTGGATCAAATTGGGTACCTACACATTCTTCTAATTCTATTAAAGCTTCATTAAGTGTAAGGGTTCTTTTATATGGTCTTCCCTTTGTCATAACATCAAAAGCATCAACTATTGCTAAAATTCTTGAAGCAAGCGGTATTTGTGTTTCTCGCAAACCATGAGGGTAACCAGTTCCATCCCAGCGTTCATGATGGTAAAGAATTTTGTCGGCAATAGGAACCAGCTCTGGAGCAGCCTGGGCTATCCTATGTCCAATTTCAGTATGTTTCTTCATGATTTCCCATTCTTCATCATCCAACGGTCCAGGTTTTTGTAAAATATGTTCGGGAATGGCAACCTTACCCACATCATGTAAGGTTGTCAAAAGAACTAGTTCATCCAGTTCACTAACTGTTAGACCTATGGCTTTACCAATAGTTACCGCATGTTCCTTCAACCTTTGACAATGTTGGTCTGTTTCATGTGTTTTTTCTGAAAGAGTTTTTTGAAGTGACAATATTATGGAACTTCTAGAACTCTTACTTTCTAGAAGCTTATTTCTATACATTCTTTCTTCAGCTTCCTTAAGAGTATCGAGCATATTGTCAGTATTAAGCTTTTTTGTCGCAACTCCAAATGCAACACTTAAGGGTATAGGCTCACCTCCAGCTCTATGACACTCATCTTTAATACGGTTACAAATTTCCTCTGCTACATACTCATCTGTTTTAGGAAAAATAAATGCAAATTCATCTCCACCAAGGCGGCATACTATATCTTCTGCTCTACATATCTTTTTAAAAACCTTAGCAATCCTCTTAAGAAGCTTATCACCTTCATTGTGGCCAAAAGCATCATTAACAAGCTTTAACCCATTTACATCGCCAATTATAATACTTATAGGTAGTTGCCTTTCGGTATCGATGCGTCTTAAGGTTTCTTCAAAATAATTTCTGTTATATAAAGTTGTTAATACATCATGCATACCAAGATATTTCAATCTTTCTTCATGAAGCTTTCTTTCTGTTATGTCGTCATAGATTCCGTATACACCGACCACTTCATTTTCTATAGTCACAGGAACTCCTTTTATTTGTACATTTATTGGTCGGCCCGCCTTGGAATATCTGATTGTTTCTAACGATACTGGTTGCCCACTACATACTTTATTGGTTATTTCCTTTGCTTCGGTAATTCTTTCCCCAGGTGCTAGCAAGGAATCAATATTCTTTCCTTTAATATCTCCCACACAATAACCAAAAAGATTTTGAAATTCCGAGTTTAAATCTATTACTCTGTGATTCCTGTCCAAAAGTGTAATCGCCTCAAAAGAATTTTTAAACAATGTCTCGAAACATTGCTTTTGATATATTAGTTCCTTTTCGGACTTATGACGCTCAGTAGTATCCCTAAAAGATTCAATTGCACCAACAATACTTCCATCAATATCGCGCAACGGTGTTGCTTTAACCCAAAGATAAGAACCTCCCTCACCAAGGAAAGGTGAGTAAACCTCCGCAATTAGCGAATCATTATTAAATCTCTTTATATACTTATATTCAGTTTCCATTTTTTTATCATAATCCAAAACCATGTCTATCAATATAGGCCTTCTAGAGTTGTGAAAAGGCAAGGAATATTCATAATTTCCTTTACCTAGCATGTCTTCTGCCTTTACACCTGTGATTTTTTCTACTGCTCTATTCCAAAGTACCACTTTGCTATCTTTATCAATAACAAATGTTGGATCTGGAAGAAAGTCTATTATATCTGCTAAACGCCGCTCTGATTCCTTTAGAGCTACTTCTGCACATTTTCTTTCATCTATATTCTCAATGGCAGTAGTTAAATACTTAAATTCACCATCGATTTCTCTTATGATAGATATATTTAGTCGGCCCCATACAACCTGACCATCTTTACGAATATATCTTTTGTCCATGACGTAACTAGATATTTCACCATTTATAAGGGAATTATGTAACGCAAGATCCTTTTCTATATCCGCTTTATGGGTAAACTCAGTAAAATGGATTTTTGAGAGTTCCTCTAATGAATATCCCAAAAATCTACATAAAGCCTCATTTGCGTTCATTATAAAGCCAGCAAAATTAGAAACTCCGATTCCTACAGATGCATTTTCAAAGAATGATCTATACCGTGCCTCACTCTCTTTTAAGGCACTTTCTACTTGTTTTTGAGGAGTAATATCTGTATAAATTCCATAACCACCTATTATCGCGTCATCAATTATCACAGGAACACCTTTTACTATAACATTGACTGGGATATTTCCCTTGCCGTATCTTATTGTTTCAAAGGAATTTGCTTTTCCAGCTAATATCTCCTTGGAAGTCTCAACTGCAATGGAATATTCGTAAGAATAAGTTTCATCTCCTAAATCACTTAGCAATATATCTTCAATTTTTCTACCTTTGATTTCCTCAATAGAATAACCAAATAGCTCTAGAAATTTTGAGTTGACCTCTACTATTCTATTTTCCAGGTCAAAGTATATAATAGCATCGCTTGCATTTTTGAAAAGAGCTTCAAAATGCTTGTTTTCTGTTATGTAAATTCCCGTTTCATTTTTGCTTTGGCTTGTATTATACATTTTTTACCTCCGTTTAAAACAAAAGACATTATTGAGAATTCTACATAATATTACAATTACCTGTTTATTCTACATATATTTACTAATTTTTTTTAAGATTATGGCCATTTACCCTATGCAGATTAAGCGAATCAAAATGGTGACAATCGAAATTGTCACCATTTACCTAATTATTGTTTATTGCTTACTCCAGCCTCTGCAAAGGTAGCCATTTCATGAATAATCTTAACAGATGCTTCAATGAGGTGGAAAGCTAAAGCTGCCCCTGTGCCTTCTCCTAACCTTAAATCTAAATATAGTACTGGCTGTAGTTCCATCATATCCAACATAATCTTATGTCCTGGTTCCTGAGAAACATGGGATGCTAGCATATATTCTTTACATTCATTTTTCATATTGTATGCTATCAGTGCTGCTGCTGTTGAGATAAAACCATCAATTACAACGGGAATTCTTCTAGCAGATGCTCCTAGAATCACACCTGTTAAAGCAGCTATCTCCAAACCACCCACTTTCTGCAAGACATCAAGTGGATTACTTGCATCCGGCTTATTTACTTCAAGGGCCTTTCTAATTACCTGCTGCTTTTTAACCAATCCTGCATCATTTACTCCAGTACCTCTTCCAGTTAAAAGTTCAATATCTTTTCCACTAAAACATGCTAAAATGGCACTACTAGGAGTTGTATTTCCAATTCCCATTTCACCAGTACCTACTAAAGTAGCCCCATTATCTATTTCTTTATTAACCATTTTAATTCCAACTTCTATTGCTGCAACAGCCTCTTCTTCTGTCATTGCAGATTCCTTAGCCATATTTCTTGTGCCACTTCTAATCCTACAATTATTTAAGTCTGGATGATTAATTGTTTCTCCTGCAACTCCTACATCAGTTACTATCACTCTGGACCCAGCATGCTTTGTTAATACATTTATAGCCGCACCCTGGTAAAGGAAGTTTAGTACCATCTGGGGAGTTACTTCTTGTGGAAAAGCACTAACACCTTCTTCTACTACTCCATGGTCACCTGCCATTGTCATAACTACTTTATCGCCTAAAGTTGGCATTGGATTATTCTGGATACGGGCAAGCTTTACTGCTATTTTTTCTAATACTCCCAAACTCCCAGGTGGCTTCGTTAGATTATCCAATCTGTTTTGTGCTTCTACTCCTACCTCTGGATTAGTTCTGACAATTTTTTCTAGCGTTTCTTTCATAAGTTTCATGTTACTACCTCCTTTTTAATGTACGGGGACACACCTCTTTTAAAGTTATATTCTGTCCTTGAGGAATGTCCCCAACTAATAAAAAAAAGTCCTCAAGCTTAAATAACAGCTCAAGAACTTTTCCATCATCCTTAAAGTAATATGGTTTAGGCAGGTCTCCTGACTTCCAACTCAATCGTCACGCGGCTTACCTTCCCAGATATAGTCCAGTGGTATAGCCTAACTCGTTGGTTACAGTGATGGGTTCGTGCTGGAATTTCACCAGCTTCCCTATTACCCCTTTACGGGCACCTAACATATTAGATATTCATATACTTATATTATAGTCTAAACCCGATATAAATATCAATATAATTATTCACAACTTCATGCAAAAGTTAATAATATCTCATATATTTTAGTAATTAGCACATGGCCCTATACATTTACCACATACATCTGCAAGTCCCATGGAGCTGTAATCTTCAGCTACCTTTAGAAGTCTATCATAACATAAATACTTATCAATACTATTCTCAGTCAAAGCCCCAACTGGACAGGCTTTTACACACTTTAAGCAACCTCTTCCCTGATAGAATAAACAATATTCTTTATCAGGTCTAACTGTAGGCTCGATTAAGTAATTGATTGCAATACTGCCAAATCTACCTGCGCACCCAACTGGGGTTATAAGCATTTTATTAACACCAAATGTACCTAGACCCGCTATATAAGCAATGCTTCTATGAGACCAAGCAGCTTTTAAGGTTTCTTCATCAAAATTATGAGTAGCCTTCTGATATGTTGCTTTTACATCTAGTTCCTTTAACCTATCAGTTAACAATGTACATATTTTATTTATCAGAGAATTTGCATTAATATAAGCACTTGCCCACTTTTCTGATACTTTATTTCCTCCTCTATTGGACCTGGCAATTTCTAAGTCAAAAGGCAAGTAGAAAGCTACAATAGATTTTACATCCCCTAAGAGATCCTCCGGCATTAAATGATGAGGGTGCAATCTCTTCAACTCTTGAAACAAATGATCATTTGGGCTGGCGTAACCAATCAAAGGTTCCTTAATACCATAAGAATTTTTCTTTACAGCTCCTTTGATTGTACTTTCAATAGTGTCTTTTATCTCATTCATGAAATCCACTACTCCATTCCTATAAGATCTTTAATGATTTGGTAATTCAACATGTAAACAAATTTTTATATGACAAGCGAAACGTCCCTTTGTCTCATGATTTGGTAATTCAACATGTAAACAAATTTTTATATGACAAGCGAAACGTCCATTTGTCTCCTTGTACAAGAAAACTGCCAGGTTATAGTTTCCAATGACAGTTTTTGTTAGCTCTTTTAAATTAATATGGTGCCTCGGGGCGGAATTGAACCACCGACACGAGGATTTTCAGTCCTCTGCTCTACCGACTGAGCTACCGAGGCAAATATTGGTGACCCGTAGGGGACTCGAACCCCTGATACCGCCGTGAAAGGGCGGTGTCTTAACCGCTTGACCAACGGGCCATTTTGAGATTAATGGTGAGCCATCCGCGACTCGAACGCGGGACACCCTGATTAAAAGTCAGGTGCTCTACCGACTGAGCTAATGGCCCTTACCAACAGTTTATAATTCTACACTATTCGACAATATGTGTCAACACCTTCTTTAAGAAAAGACTATTCCATGACTATATTATTTTCTACCATCAATAAATGCTCATACATTCTCCTGCGAGCTTCGAGTGAATTTCCTTGTGATATTGCTTCATATATTCCCTCGTGTGCATCTAAGAGTGTTTTGGGCATATTTTTAGTTGCATAAAGATTCTGGCGACTGGTACGCATTGTATTTTCAATGGTATCTGATACTGTATTCATTAGCCTTGCCAATAATACATTTCGGGAAGCCTGGGCTATTGTATAATGGAATTTCCAATCTGCTTTTTCACCAATTTCTAAAGATTCAATGTCCCTGTGCATCTCATCTAAGGCTTCTCTCATCTTCCCCAGGTCCTCTTTGTCATGCCTCATAGCAGCTAGCCCAGCTGCCTCAACCTCTAACCCCTTACGCACCTCTAATATTTCTAATACTGTATCTCTTTCCATTAATAAAATCATAGCTAATGGCTCAATAATTGAATCTATACTGGTCTGCCTAATGAAGGTCCCCTCTCCGGATTTTATCTCAACAAGGCCCATTAGGTGTAATGCACTTAGTGCCTCTCTAACCGAAGCTCGACTAACCGTAAGCCTGTCAGCCATCTCTCTTTCCGATGGTAGTCTGTCTCCAGGTTTTAAGTTTCCTTCTGTTACCATTGCCTTTATTTGTTCCACAATTTGCTCGTATATCTTTCTGGGTTTAATGGGTGTAAATTGCATAAATATCCCTCATTTAATCTCTTTTTTGTAGATTATAAATTACTTATTTCACTTAAATTTAATAGTAGCATTTCTTACTATCACCGTCTACACAAAATTCGACCCAAAAGGATAAAATCAAACTTATTTCGATAAAACAAACCTGAAAGTTTGCACTTAACAGGGCATTTTATCCTAATATTTGCCATCTAAAATCTGTGCCGTGTGTAATACCTTAGTGTTTGACTTTTTAGTATCTAGGCCACCCCTTAATGACATTAAACAACCAGGGCAATCTACAGCAACTATTGAAGCATCGCTATTTTGTACATTTTTTAGCTTCCTATTTAACATTTCTGCGGATACTTCAGGTAGCTTAATACAATAGGATCCTCCAAAACCACAGCAACGATCAGCTTCATCCATTTCTTTATATTCTAAATGCGACAAAGATTCTAATATCTCTCTCGGTTCTACCTTAACACCCATACCACGATTTAAGTGACATGCATCATGATAGGTAACCTTGATTGCACTAGTACATGCTACATCACATGTAGTTGCAACTTCCTTTTCACTAAGTCCTTGTTCATTTGAATCTAGCATATGGATTAGTTTAATAAAGTCAACTGCTTTTTCAGAAATCTTTTCAGCATCAGCCTTTGCTTTAGAATCATTTTCTAATAGCTGAACCCAATCGTGCTTAAGTGCTGATGTACAAGTTGGGCAAGCACTAACAATATAGTCGTATTCATCTTTTGCAAAACCAGCTAAATTTTGTTTGGCAATCTCTGCAGCCACATCCTGCCTTCCCATATATTTTGCTGGTGCTCCACAACATGTTTGATCTTGTGGATAAACAATCCCATATCCCTTTTTATTTAAAACCCTAACCAATGATTCACCTATTTCGGGATAAGCAAAATCTATAACACAGCCTCCATAAAAAGCAATTGTCCCTTTCTTATTCTCCACATTTTGTTTCATGGATTTTATGATATCTCTAAATGGCTTTGGAGCAATTGCGGGCAAGCTCCTCCAATGAGAAAGTTTAGAATACCCTAATGGTAGATTACGGATAAACTTATTTCCATCCTTCCCCTCTGCAGTAAAAGGCTTCTGTGCCCAAGAAGCCTGGCGCATTCCAAAATGAAATAGTCCCTTGTTTTTCAGAACTGACCCTACAATAAAGTTTTGTAAAAAGTCTAAAGGTATATCTTTTCTAATCCTATTTCTCATTTCCATTATGAGACCAGGAATATCAATTTTACCAGGACAAAACTCTTTACACCGTCCACATCCAATACACATTTCTTGGGGCTTATCTGCATCCTTCATACTATTAAAATAGGAAGTTAGCAGAACTCCAATACCACCAGCATAGATGTGTCCATAAACATGCCCTCCTACTAATTGATAGGTTGGACATACATTTAGACAACTTGCACAACGAATACATTGTGTTATTTGTTTAAATAATGGGTCCTTTAATAACTTTTTTCTGCCGTTATCCAAGATAATTACATGAAGTTCCTTATCAACAACTTCTGTTCCTGATCCATCCTTAAGGGTTGGTACAGCCCCAGTAATCATTGTTACATAACTTGTTAGTGGTTGTGCTGTAGCACTTTTTGGAAGAGCCTTAGCTATAGGAGCTAGATCTTTGAACTTTTCTACGAGTTTTTCATAACCAAAAATTGCAACGTGTACTGGTGGCACAGTAGTAGACAATCGTCCATTACCTTCATTCGTAAATATACACATAGTACCAGTTTCAGCTATAGCCACGTTACATCCTGATATACCGATATCAGCCTTTAAAAATTTTTCTCTTAAAGTCTGTCTAGCAAGCTTAACCATTAATCCAATATCAGGTTCAACATCTTTTCCTAATGCCTCTGTAAAAATTTCTGCACACCGTTCCTTACTCAAATGAATAGCTGGCATTACCATATGGGAAGGCTTTTCACCAACTTGTTGGATAATCCATTCACCGAGGTCAGTTTCAACCATTTCCATAACATCTTTCATTCTTTCATTAAGTTCTATCTCTTCTGTTGCCATAGATTTTGCTTTAACACATAGTTTTGCGTTTCTTTCTTGTGCAATCCCAGTTAAAATTTTGACTACTTCATCACCGTCAGCAGCCCTATGAACGTGACCACCTTTTTTAAGAATATTTTCTTCAAATTCACATGCCAATTCCTCAGCACGCGATCCAGCCGAGGATTTTAATTCAGCAATCTGACTTCTTAGTTCTTCAAAATCAATGCCAGTATATACAGCTTCCCTTGAAACTGGGAATTCGTCTCCAAACTTTCCCAAAGCACCTCTTAAATTAGGATCATTAAGTGCTTTATTAACACTTTTTTTAAATGCTTGATCTATAGGCATAATTCACACTCCCCCATAACCAAAATTGCTCAGTTTTTTAAAACCCTACTCAACACATACAATTATCAGTCGTCCAGGGCCATGAACACCAACGGTCAATACCCGCTCAATATCAGCAGTCTTACTTGGCCCTGTAATGTAAGATATATATCCAGGCACTTGGTTTCCATAGGTCTTTTGAATAACATCTAACGAATCTTCAAAGCTTTCCACTAATGACCTAGTATTTATAATGGCTAAATGAGTTGGAGTTAAGGAGGAAACTAGCCTTTTATACACATCTGTAGCATCCTGCACAATTGTACCTAAGCCAGCTATGCCAAGATCAAATTCGGTAATACCTAGGTCAGCTTTTTCCACAACATCTCTATTTAGGTCTGTAATAAATTCAACTCCATCTTGCTCAGCCTGTTTCTTAACATTATCAAAATTAATTTTCTCAAGTGGTACTGCTACCACTTTCTGATAGCCGCCTTCTTTAATTTCTCTATTGACAGCATTTTCAGCTTCCTGAACAGATGAACATCTGATGACCTTAACTGTAAGAGCTTCTGCTTTTTCTTTAAATGTATTAAATAACACTTCAATATCCTGGTTTGCTGGAATACTCTTCTGCCAGTCTATAATTTGAGCTACTTGACCCATATACTCTCACTCCTCCATATATAAGGTGATGTAAATTCAGATGGATTTTCGGTTTTCATCTGAATTCTAGTTACATATTTACTTGTTTTTCTTTTCTGCATTTTCATATGACATCTCTAACAATTGGGCTACATGACGTACTGGAATATCTTCTCCAGCTTGATGTAGGCCATCCTCCAACTGCATCCTACAAGCACCACAGCTTGTTACAAGCATTGTGGGTTTAACTGACAGAATATCATCAGTTTTCTTGTTTCTAATCGAGCTAGACATTTCATAATGGGTCAAACTAAAGGAACCGGCACTTCCGCAACAACGATCTGGCTTGGACATTTCTACAAAATCCAGTTCAGGTATTGAATTTAAAATCTCCCTTGGCTGTTTAGCTACCACTTTATCCCCTCGAACAAGGTGACAAGGATCATGATACGTTACCCTTTCCTTAATAGCCCCCTGTGGTTTTTTATACCCAATAACTTCTACCAAAAACTCAGAAATATCATATACCTTTGGCGCTATCTTTTTTGCTACATTTATATATCCACCTTCATTTGCCAATAAATCAAGATAATGATGAGACAGGGCACTTCCACACGTTCCACAAGCTGTAACAATATAGTCGACATTCTCTTTGCTAAGCTCATTTAAATTGTATTTTGCAATCTTCTTAGCTGTATCAACATCCCCGTGCATTAAGGTTGGGATACCACAACAGTGCTGATGCTCAGGTATAATAACTTCAACATCATTAGCTAAAAGAACATTTACAACTGCCTTACCTACATCCGTATAGATATAGTTATTAACACATCCTATGAAAAAGGCTACTTTATATTTAGGATTGTCAACTTTACTAACCCTTGGTAATTCTTTAATCAAATACCTATCTGCCAATGGAGGAATAACTCTCCTCATATCTAACCCAATTGGCAATCTAGGTGACGCAAGGTTTTTCCCCTTGACCTTTTTCATCCCCATACCTTGAAACTTACTACCTGCTATCATACCAAACTTAAATAGTTTTGGTCTTTTAAGAACATCAAAGATTCTTCTTTTTAATGGATGGATTCCTTTTTTCTTAGCCATAGCTGCCCTGGTAGCAAGAATAATCTTTTCAGGCTGAACACCACAAGGACAATTAGCTCCGCAAGCCCTGCATGTTAAGCAAAGACTTAATATCTCAGCCATTTTATCTGTGTATTCCAACTTTCCTTCAAGTAAGCCTTTAGCTAGTTGGATTTTGCCCCTGGCTACACCTGTTTCTGTATGTGTTTCATTATAAATAGGGCACACAGCCTGGCAGTTGCCACAGTTCATGCATTTTATAATTTCACTTTCAATATTTTTAAGATCATCATAGATTGCCATGCTTAATTCCCCCTTTAGATATTAACAATTTTGCCAGGGTTAAATATATTATCAGGATCCAGAGCCCTTTTAACTGCTTTCATAGCCTCAATACCTACGGCTCCAAACTCTTGCTCCAAATATTTCATTTTCGCTATTCCAATGCCATGCTCTCCTGATAAGGTACCACCTAATTCTAAGGCAACTGTAAAGATTTCATCTACAGCTTTATGCACCCTTTCCATTTCTTCCTTATTTCTTTCATCAGTTAGGATAGTAGGGTGTAAATTCCCGTCACCTGCATGACCAAAAGTACCAATAGTCAAGTCATACTTTTTAGCAATCTCTTTCAAAGCTTTTAACATATCAGGTATTTTACTTCTAGGAACAGTTGCATCTTCCAAAACAGTAGTTGGACTTACCTGAGCTAAAGACGGTAAAGCTGCCCTTCTAGCAGTCCACAACTTTTCTCTTTCCTCTGCAGTTTCTGCTATTCTAAGTTCGCCGTTGTTCTCTTTGCATACCTTTGCTACAGCTTCTGCTTCTTTAACTACCACTTCTGGAATGCCATCTACCTCTATTAATAGAACTGCTTCTGCATCTATAGGTAATCCAACTTTAGCATAATTCTCGACTGTCCTAATAGTTACATTGTCCATTATTTCTAAAGTAGCAGGTATAACCTTATTAGCAATAATACCTGTTATTGTTTTAGCTGCATCATCAAGATTATTGAATACTGCTAACATACTTTTTCTGTCTTCAGGTGCAGGTATTAGCTTTACAATTATCTCAGTAGTAACTCCTAGAGTTCCTTCTGAGCCTGTAAACAACTTAACCATATCATAAGCAGTAACATTTTTCACAGTTTTACCGCCACATTTCATGACCTCACCATTTGCCAAAACTACTTCAAGACCCATTATATAATGTTTAGTAACACCATATTTAAGGCCCCTTAAGCCACCGGAGTTCTCCGCCACGCTGCCACCCATGGTTGCGGTAGTAACTGTTCCTGGATCTGGTGGATAAATCAAGCCATGCTTAGCTACTGCATCATTCAGATTTTGAATAACAACTCCTGGTTCTACAGTAGCTGTCAGGTTCTCAGAATCTATTTCTAGGATGTTATTCATCTTTAGCATAGACATAACTATACCCTTTTTAATTGGTATAGTACCTCCGCTTAAATTTGTCCCAGAACCTCTTGTATACATAGGCACTTTATGCTTAGCAGCACATTTTACAATACTTACAACTTGTTCTTTCTTGCTCGGGGTAACGACTACATCAGGCATTTCTGATGGCATATCGGCAGTAGCATCGTAAGAATAGCAATGAAGAGATTCTTTATCAGTAATCACGTTGCCTTGGCCCAGCAGGTTGGTCAACTCATTAATAATATTTTTGTCCATTGAAAAACCCCCTTCGTTTAAATAGAACTATATACATTTCTAGCAGTCTAGTGGTCAGACCAAACCAGGTAGTATTATCTTATATGTTATCTTATTTGACGACTATATTGTACCATGTTCTTCTGTTTAATAAAACTAATTATCATTAGCATAGGTTAGATAGTTGCGACTTAATAATAGTTATACTTATAATTGACTAATAGTTAAAGAATGATTCCATAAGATTTGTATTAAAACATAAAATTGAGACAAATGCGGAAAAAAACCTCCCGCATTTGTCATATACTCCTCATATTTTTCTTAATCTGTTATTTAAAATCCAAAACCAATGCCTAAAACATATATAGC includes:
- a CDS encoding GntR family transcriptional regulator, coding for MQFTPIKPRKIYEQIVEQIKAMVTEGNLKPGDRLPSEREMADRLTVSRASVREALSALHLMGLVEIKSGEGTFIRQTSIDSIIEPLAMILLMERDTVLEILEVRKGLEVEAAGLAAMRHDKEDLGKMREALDEMHRDIESLEIGEKADWKFHYTIAQASRNVLLARLMNTVSDTIENTMRTSRQNLYATKNMPKTLLDAHEGIYEAISQGNSLEARRRMYEHLLMVENNIVME
- a CDS encoding glycolate oxidase subunit GlcD → MDKNIINELTNLLGQGNVITDKESLHCYSYDATADMPSEMPDVVVTPSKKEQVVSIVKCAAKHKVPMYTRGSGTNLSGGTIPIKKGIVMSMLKMNNILEIDSENLTATVEPGVVIQNLNDAVAKHGLIYPPDPGTVTTATMGGSVAENSGGLRGLKYGVTKHYIMGLEVVLANGEVMKCGGKTVKNVTAYDMVKLFTGSEGTLGVTTEIIVKLIPAPEDRKSMLAVFNNLDDAAKTITGIIANKVIPATLEIMDNVTIRTVENYAKVGLPIDAEAVLLIEVDGIPEVVVKEAEAVAKVCKENNGELRIAETAEEREKLWTARRAALPSLAQVSPTTVLEDATVPRSKIPDMLKALKEIAKKYDLTIGTFGHAGDGNLHPTILTDERNKEEMERVHKAVDEIFTVALELGGTLSGEHGIGIAKMKYLEQEFGAVGIEAMKAVKRALDPDNIFNPGKIVNI
- a CDS encoding nicotinate-nucleotide--dimethylbenzimidazole phosphoribosyltransferase, whose amino-acid sequence is MKLMKETLEKIVRTNPEVGVEAQNRLDNLTKPPGSLGVLEKIAVKLARIQNNPMPTLGDKVVMTMAGDHGVVEEGVSAFPQEVTPQMVLNFLYQGAAINVLTKHAGSRVIVTDVGVAGETINHPDLNNCRIRSGTRNMAKESAMTEEEAVAAIEVGIKMVNKEIDNGATLVGTGEMGIGNTTPSSAILACFSGKDIELLTGRGTGVNDAGLVKKQQVIRKALEVNKPDASNPLDVLQKVGGLEIAALTGVILGASARRIPVVIDGFISTAAALIAYNMKNECKEYMLASHVSQEPGHKIMLDMMELQPVLYLDLRLGEGTGAALAFHLIEASVKIIHEMATFAEAGVSNKQ